One part of the bacterium genome encodes these proteins:
- a CDS encoding DUF2007 domain-containing protein, with protein MTQSHPEGYTLVYTSEQPEFADLIRSVLQDEGFSVFEAHADGGGIFRISWGTEIFVEDEHAEEARTFLESYLNRQAAETPAIEEDGDYT; from the coding sequence ATGACCCAAAGTCATCCCGAAGGCTACACCCTGGTCTACACGTCCGAGCAGCCTGAATTCGCCGATTTGATTCGCAGCGTGCTTCAAGACGAAGGATTCTCCGTTTTTGAGGCCCACGCCGATGGCGGTGGGATCTTCCGTATCAGTTGGGGGACGGAGATCTTCGTCGAAGATGAGCACGCCGAGGAAGCCAGGACCTTCCTGGAAAGCTATCTGAATCGCCAGGCCGCGGAAACACCGGCCATTGAGGAAGACGGGGACTATACGTAA
- a CDS encoding Rne/Rng family ribonuclease: MQKKVIINRGDCDVRVAFLEDNKLVEFHRESLTTKSIVGNIYRGIVRDVVPGLQAAFVDIGLERNVFLHFMDIRPESLVMLEEDLDEALQEASKKVFPGRIVSKGRRPRPDPKNPNAEAPVKKGDVIAVQVVKDGISDKAPRVSTNLAIAGRYVVLLPFPGQSGGVSRRIALGQERFKLKKLLHSLKSEQFSLIMRTAGLGADEEDISDDVDMLRDGWDAIVQRFRSLSNPGLVHSDHDIIPRLVRDAFRPDIDEIHVDDAEYSEELRDTLSRQLRKLVDKVEHYDDPEPIFERFLIEHQLQKALNRKVWLKSGGYLIIEETEALTAIDVNSGRFTGTKDLEKTALRTNMEACEAIAQQIRLRDIGGIIVIDFIDMMSRDNQSKVCDEFATAMKPDRAKSTVGRIGDFGLMMLTRKRKYQSLQKQVFDACPYCRGEGHVLRLDEVWRRMKNDLLLMMNEADKYSAVVVSCETSMAERLQGEFAPYLSEVMNGRGVEIILRADTRLHREDYQLTGVERPSHPAVALPEMRVHEQETVTASIPYEEKPEPSLPRRERKQDKPSQEEIRRRDKKEYEKSVEQTKDLERRAREEQKQRKKDEPREEPTAEEPKAESSEQDQQQESRSRRKRTRRGKRGGRRRQEQEGQQAEQSGEETSEQSEEKAKEAPAESATPAVQGRRQRPPRPPRGEQKAQESKSDEPKAADTPKPPAEATPRKSGIQIVSSWGSSKPSEARAQEKPAPKPAPSPEAEEQPKRKGIEIVGSWGSKSRHEAEKEAPKPAAEAKSEEPTKAEEQKPKRRGRGRRRGRKEEAPTTATAPPEPTPEPAKPEAEKKPARRRARKSAKKAAAAAEEKSTAPAQVAEETKAAKKATKKSAAKKAAKKSAKKAAKKAAKTAAKKSVKKSAAKKTVKKAAAKKATKKSSAKKAAKKAAKTKKE; this comes from the coding sequence ATGCAGAAAAAGGTCATCATTAATCGTGGGGACTGCGATGTCCGGGTCGCCTTCCTCGAAGATAACAAACTCGTCGAATTCCACCGGGAAAGCCTCACCACCAAGTCGATCGTCGGGAATATCTATCGCGGAATTGTCCGCGATGTCGTGCCCGGTTTGCAGGCCGCGTTCGTTGACATCGGCCTGGAACGTAACGTCTTCCTTCACTTCATGGACATCCGCCCGGAGTCCCTGGTGATGCTGGAGGAGGACCTGGACGAGGCGCTGCAGGAGGCCTCGAAGAAGGTCTTCCCCGGCCGCATCGTTTCGAAGGGCCGCCGCCCGAGACCTGATCCCAAGAACCCAAACGCCGAAGCGCCCGTGAAGAAGGGCGACGTGATCGCGGTCCAGGTCGTGAAGGACGGGATCAGCGACAAGGCGCCGCGCGTCTCGACGAACCTGGCGATTGCGGGCCGGTACGTCGTTCTGCTGCCCTTCCCGGGCCAGAGCGGCGGCGTCTCGCGCCGGATTGCGCTGGGGCAGGAGCGCTTCAAGCTGAAGAAGCTGCTGCACTCGCTGAAGTCCGAGCAGTTCTCGCTGATCATGCGAACCGCCGGCCTGGGTGCCGATGAGGAAGATATCAGCGACGACGTCGATATGCTGCGCGACGGATGGGATGCGATCGTCCAGAGATTCCGTTCGCTGAGCAACCCCGGGCTCGTTCACAGCGATCACGATATCATCCCGCGGCTGGTCCGCGATGCCTTCCGCCCGGATATCGACGAGATTCATGTCGATGATGCGGAGTATTCGGAAGAGCTGCGCGATACGCTGTCGCGGCAGTTGCGCAAGCTGGTCGACAAGGTCGAGCATTACGACGATCCGGAGCCGATTTTCGAGCGGTTCCTGATCGAGCACCAACTGCAGAAGGCGCTGAACCGCAAGGTCTGGCTAAAGTCCGGCGGCTACCTGATTATCGAGGAAACGGAGGCGCTGACGGCGATCGACGTCAACTCCGGCCGCTTCACGGGCACGAAGGACCTGGAGAAAACGGCGCTGCGGACGAACATGGAGGCCTGCGAGGCCATCGCCCAGCAGATTCGCCTGCGCGACATCGGCGGCATCATCGTGATCGACTTCATTGACATGATGTCGCGCGACAACCAGTCGAAGGTCTGTGACGAGTTCGCCACGGCCATGAAGCCGGACCGAGCCAAGAGCACTGTCGGCCGGATCGGCGATTTCGGCCTGATGATGCTGACTCGCAAGCGCAAGTACCAGTCGCTGCAGAAGCAGGTCTTCGACGCCTGCCCGTACTGCCGCGGCGAGGGCCATGTGTTGCGCCTGGATGAAGTCTGGCGGCGGATGAAGAACGATTTGCTGCTGATGATGAACGAGGCGGACAAGTACAGCGCCGTCGTCGTGTCCTGTGAGACGTCGATGGCAGAGAGGTTGCAGGGCGAGTTCGCCCCGTACCTCAGCGAGGTCATGAACGGACGCGGGGTGGAGATCATCCTGCGCGCCGACACGCGCCTGCATCGCGAGGATTATCAACTGACCGGCGTGGAGCGTCCGTCGCACCCGGCGGTGGCGTTGCCTGAGATGCGCGTTCACGAGCAGGAAACGGTGACGGCATCGATTCCGTACGAAGAAAAACCGGAGCCGTCTCTGCCGCGCCGGGAGCGCAAGCAGGACAAGCCTTCGCAGGAAGAAATCCGCCGCCGCGACAAGAAGGAATACGAGAAGTCGGTCGAGCAAACAAAGGACCTGGAGCGCCGCGCCCGCGAGGAGCAGAAGCAGCGCAAGAAGGATGAACCACGCGAAGAGCCGACAGCGGAAGAGCCGAAGGCTGAATCCTCCGAGCAGGATCAGCAGCAGGAATCGCGCAGCCGCCGGAAGCGGACACGTCGTGGCAAGCGCGGCGGTCGCCGCCGCCAGGAGCAGGAAGGCCAGCAGGCCGAACAATCAGGCGAAGAAACATCGGAGCAGTCGGAGGAAAAGGCCAAGGAGGCGCCGGCTGAGTCGGCGACTCCTGCCGTCCAAGGACGCCGCCAGCGTCCGCCGCGGCCGCCACGCGGGGAGCAGAAGGCTCAAGAGTCGAAGTCTGACGAGCCGAAAGCCGCGGATACACCAAAGCCGCCCGCCGAAGCTACCCCGCGCAAGAGCGGAATCCAGATCGTTTCGAGCTGGGGTTCGTCGAAGCCAAGCGAGGCTCGCGCGCAGGAAAAGCCGGCTCCGAAGCCCGCGCCAAGCCCCGAGGCCGAAGAGCAGCCGAAGCGAAAAGGCATCGAAATCGTCGGTTCGTGGGGCAGCAAGTCGCGTCACGAGGCCGAGAAGGAAGCTCCGAAACCGGCCGCCGAAGCGAAGTCGGAAGAGCCGACGAAGGCCGAAGAGCAGAAGCCGAAGCGCCGTGGCCGCGGACGTCGTCGGGGACGGAAGGAAGAGGCCCCAACAACCGCAACTGCCCCGCCGGAACCGACTCCCGAACCGGCCAAGCCGGAGGCGGAGAAGAAACCTGCTCGACGCCGTGCCAGGAAATCCGCCAAGAAGGCGGCAGCGGCTGCGGAGGAGAAGTCCACCGCTCCTGCGCAAGTAGCCGAGGAAACAAAAGCAGCCAAGAAGGCCACAAAGAAGTCTGCGGCGAAGAAGGCAGCGAAGAAATCCGCCAAGAAGGCGGCCAAGAAAGCTGCAAAAACAGCCGCAAAGAAGAGCGTGAAGAAGTCCGCTGCCAAGAAGACGGTGAAGAAGGCCGCGGCGAAGAAAGCCACCAAGAAATCAAGTGCCAAGAAGGCGGCCAAGAAGGCCGCGAAGACCAAGAAGGAGTAA
- the asnB gene encoding asparagine synthase (glutamine-hydrolyzing), with product MCGITGFVYADLERPAEREVLAKMNGEIVHRGPDADGFHLAGNVGLAMRRLSIIDLSGGDQPIYNEDRTIAVVFNGEIYNFVELRDELEALGHQFATSTDTEVLAHGYEEWGPESLSERLNGMFAFAIWDSVRGVLVLARDRMGKKPLHYCYRPGIGLIFGSEIKSLLLHPEVPQDIDHKSLWHYLSLQATPEPRSAFEAIRKLPPGHMMKWMPSRGRTPAVARYWHPSFEPKWKGTEDELAEQLRDVVTKSVRRRLISDVPLGAFLSGGIDSSIIVGLMAAESDAPVRTFTIGFEEKRFSEAQHARRVAKHFGTEHVEETVRWDVEETLPKIVDAVDEPFADPAALPTYHLSRITRQHVTVALNGDGGDETHAGYQRHLLDQMTWPINWLTRSGASRPAAATWRALSRVVPIRTDIPPERNWALGIRRLAQVMEVGPEASLLRWSSYFSERTKRALATPEFRRLSGAPSTAHLHRRIFQKSRTKNALDATLATDFPLYLASVLLVKADRMTMAHSLEGRSPFLDSEHVDFATKLPADLKLHGRTHKYLLKRAFSKLLPPEITARPKQGFAIPVGEWLRGPLKPMLRDTLLSQTARDRGLFRPREVQRLIREHQAGRDDHGKRLWALLMLELWFQRRVDG from the coding sequence ATGTGTGGTATCACCGGATTCGTCTACGCCGATCTTGAGCGCCCCGCGGAGCGCGAAGTTCTGGCGAAGATGAATGGGGAGATCGTGCATCGCGGTCCGGATGCCGATGGATTTCACCTGGCCGGCAACGTCGGACTCGCAATGCGCCGGCTCTCGATCATCGACCTGTCCGGCGGCGATCAACCTATCTACAATGAAGATCGCACGATCGCCGTGGTCTTCAATGGCGAGATCTACAACTTCGTCGAATTGCGCGATGAACTGGAGGCCCTCGGCCACCAGTTTGCCACATCGACCGACACGGAAGTTCTGGCACACGGCTACGAGGAGTGGGGGCCGGAGAGCCTGAGCGAACGCCTGAACGGGATGTTTGCGTTTGCGATCTGGGATTCGGTGCGCGGAGTGCTCGTCCTGGCGCGCGATCGGATGGGCAAGAAGCCGCTGCATTACTGCTATCGACCGGGAATCGGGCTGATCTTCGGCAGTGAAATCAAGTCGCTGCTGCTGCACCCTGAGGTGCCCCAAGACATCGATCACAAGTCGCTGTGGCATTACCTGTCCCTGCAGGCCACGCCAGAGCCGCGGTCGGCCTTTGAGGCGATTCGCAAGCTGCCGCCCGGGCACATGATGAAGTGGATGCCGAGCCGAGGGCGCACGCCGGCGGTGGCGAGATACTGGCACCCGAGTTTCGAGCCCAAATGGAAGGGCACCGAGGACGAACTCGCTGAGCAACTACGTGACGTTGTCACGAAATCCGTTCGGCGCCGATTGATTTCGGACGTTCCGCTCGGTGCGTTCCTGAGCGGTGGCATCGATAGTTCGATCATCGTCGGCTTGATGGCTGCGGAATCGGATGCGCCGGTACGGACGTTCACGATCGGCTTCGAAGAGAAGCGATTCAGTGAAGCGCAGCATGCGCGGCGTGTGGCGAAGCATTTCGGTACCGAGCACGTCGAAGAGACGGTGCGCTGGGATGTTGAGGAGACCCTTCCGAAGATTGTCGATGCGGTCGATGAGCCCTTCGCGGACCCGGCAGCGCTGCCGACGTATCATCTTTCCCGCATCACGCGCCAACATGTGACCGTTGCCCTCAATGGGGACGGAGGCGACGAGACGCACGCGGGTTATCAGCGCCATCTCCTTGATCAGATGACGTGGCCGATCAACTGGCTGACTCGATCGGGTGCATCGCGTCCTGCCGCTGCAACATGGCGAGCCCTGTCGCGCGTCGTTCCCATTCGGACGGACATTCCGCCGGAGCGCAACTGGGCCCTGGGCATTCGTCGATTGGCACAGGTGATGGAGGTCGGCCCCGAGGCGAGTCTGCTCCGCTGGTCGAGCTACTTCAGCGAACGGACGAAGCGCGCGCTGGCGACGCCGGAATTCCGACGCCTTTCGGGTGCGCCGAGCACAGCGCACCTGCATCGCCGGATCTTTCAGAAGAGCCGCACGAAGAACGCGTTGGATGCAACGCTCGCGACGGACTTCCCGCTGTATCTGGCGTCTGTGCTGCTGGTGAAGGCGGATCGCATGACGATGGCGCATTCGCTGGAGGGCCGTTCGCCGTTCCTGGATTCGGAGCACGTCGACTTCGCCACAAAGCTGCCGGCGGATCTGAAGCTTCACGGCCGCACGCATAAGTACCTGCTGAAACGCGCGTTTTCGAAGCTCTTGCCACCGGAGATCACGGCTCGGCCAAAGCAGGGCTTTGCCATCCCGGTCGGGGAATGGCTGCGCGGACCTTTGAAGCCGATGCTGCGCGACACGCTGCTTTCACAGACGGCTCGTGATCGCGGGCTGTTCCGGCCACGCGAAGTCCAACGCCTTATCCGCGAGCACCAGGCAGGGCGCGATGATCACGGCAAGCGACTGTGGGCGTTGCTGATGCTGGAGCTTTGGTTTCAACGGCGCGTGGATGGATAG
- a CDS encoding Hsp70 family protein, which yields MSEHSKYIVGIDLGTTNTTLSFVDSAEIGDADAQVPVREFAVPQVVAPGAVESRPTLPSAIYVAGGQELPPDSLHLPWRAEAKVAIGQFAREQGAKIPTRLIHSSKSWLCHGGVNREGRILPWQSPEEEAKRSPAEVATMILNHLREAWDHAVAKGDGDVALENQEITLCVPASFDAGARNLTVAAAERAGFQNLHLLEEPQAALYSWIECAGPKWRKQVSVGDLVLVVDVGGGTTDFSLIAVTEEDRELQLRRVAVGEHILLGGDNMDLALAYGVAQKLQQERGTKLDAFQMAALTQQCRIGKEKLLSDPNVTEHAIALLGRGSSVIGGTIRTELKREGLDEFLLNGFFPHCGLSDQPARQRRVGFREAGLPYAQDAAITRHLAAFLSRHSEMVAEVLPELANGGGAILPTAILFNGGVFRAQPLQDRVMEVITNWSCEAGREAPRALHGTDLDLAVSRGAAYLGVARRGKGIRIRGGSARSYYVGFEAPMPAVPGMEPPIKLLCLVPHGMEEGTTRDISGEPMDLCMWTGEEVEFRFFSSTMRRQDQPGMITDMDSEDTEEHSPIVTKLPADSGDGDEGRAVEVDLRAHLTEIGVLELWCVERGTENRWKLEFNVRESDAASE from the coding sequence ATGTCGGAACATTCGAAATATATCGTAGGAATCGATCTTGGAACCACGAACACGACGTTGTCGTTTGTTGATTCCGCCGAAATTGGGGACGCAGACGCGCAAGTACCGGTGCGTGAGTTTGCCGTTCCCCAGGTCGTAGCACCGGGCGCGGTCGAATCGCGACCAACGTTGCCATCGGCGATCTATGTGGCAGGCGGACAGGAATTGCCGCCGGACAGTCTCCATTTGCCGTGGCGAGCAGAAGCGAAAGTCGCGATCGGACAGTTTGCCCGCGAGCAAGGTGCGAAAATCCCGACGCGGTTGATTCACTCGAGCAAGTCGTGGCTGTGTCACGGCGGTGTGAATCGCGAGGGGCGCATCCTGCCGTGGCAAAGTCCGGAGGAAGAGGCCAAGCGCTCCCCCGCCGAAGTGGCAACGATGATCTTGAACCATTTGCGGGAAGCGTGGGATCACGCGGTCGCAAAGGGGGATGGAGACGTTGCGCTGGAGAACCAGGAGATCACGCTCTGCGTCCCGGCTTCGTTCGACGCAGGCGCACGCAACCTGACCGTCGCCGCGGCGGAGCGCGCCGGCTTCCAAAATCTGCATCTGCTGGAAGAGCCGCAGGCGGCCCTTTACTCGTGGATCGAGTGCGCTGGCCCGAAATGGCGCAAGCAAGTCAGCGTTGGCGACCTGGTTCTGGTAGTCGACGTAGGCGGCGGCACGACGGATTTCTCGTTGATCGCCGTGACCGAGGAAGATCGTGAGCTGCAATTGCGCCGCGTGGCCGTCGGCGAGCATATTCTGCTCGGCGGCGACAACATGGACCTGGCGCTGGCCTACGGCGTCGCGCAGAAGCTGCAGCAGGAGCGTGGGACAAAGCTCGATGCGTTCCAGATGGCGGCTCTGACGCAGCAATGCCGAATCGGCAAAGAGAAGTTGCTGTCCGATCCCAATGTCACGGAGCACGCGATTGCCTTGCTGGGCCGAGGCAGTTCGGTGATTGGTGGGACGATTCGCACGGAGCTGAAGCGCGAAGGTCTCGATGAGTTCTTGCTCAACGGGTTCTTCCCACACTGCGGCCTCAGCGATCAGCCGGCGCGTCAGCGACGTGTCGGATTCCGGGAAGCCGGCCTGCCGTACGCCCAGGACGCGGCGATCACGCGGCACCTGGCGGCGTTCCTGTCGCGGCATTCAGAGATGGTGGCGGAAGTCCTGCCCGAGTTGGCCAATGGTGGCGGCGCGATTCTGCCGACGGCGATTCTCTTCAACGGCGGCGTGTTCCGCGCGCAGCCGCTGCAGGATCGCGTGATGGAAGTCATCACGAACTGGAGCTGCGAGGCCGGGCGCGAGGCGCCGCGTGCATTGCACGGAACCGATCTCGATCTGGCCGTCTCTCGCGGAGCGGCGTATCTCGGTGTCGCCCGCCGTGGAAAAGGTATCCGCATTCGCGGCGGCAGCGCGCGCAGCTACTACGTCGGATTCGAAGCTCCGATGCCGGCTGTTCCAGGCATGGAGCCGCCGATCAAGCTCCTGTGCCTCGTCCCGCATGGCATGGAGGAAGGCACTACACGCGACATCTCCGGCGAACCGATGGACCTTTGCATGTGGACCGGCGAAGAGGTGGAGTTCCGCTTCTTCAGTTCCACAATGCGGCGCCAGGATCAGCCCGGCATGATCACGGATATGGATTCCGAGGACACGGAGGAACACAGCCCGATCGTCACGAAGCTGCCAGCGGATAGCGGGGACGGAGACGAGGGCCGTGCCGTCGAAGTGGACCTCCGCGCGCATCTGACGGAGATCGGCGTTCTGGAGCTGTGGTGTGTGGAACGCGGAACAGAGAATCGCTGGAAGCTCGAGTTCAATGTGCGCGAAAGCGACGCCGCCAGCGAGTAG
- a CDS encoding DUF2760 domain-containing protein → MHLIQAIKAFLRVFIHGDQQGVAAAEAPPATAFQGSTAPAIQVLGLLQKEGRLVDFLMEDISSFSDADVGAAVRQIHSGCRTVLDERFKLERVLQDDEGAAVEVPADFDASAISVIGNVSGEPPYKGTLNHRGWRAAETHLPTVPADADHTIVHPAEVEVV, encoded by the coding sequence ATGCATTTGATTCAGGCGATCAAAGCCTTTCTCCGCGTTTTCATTCACGGAGACCAGCAGGGCGTGGCTGCGGCGGAAGCTCCCCCGGCGACGGCTTTCCAGGGCTCGACGGCTCCGGCCATTCAGGTTCTTGGGCTATTGCAGAAGGAGGGGCGCCTTGTGGACTTCCTGATGGAGGATATCTCCTCGTTTTCCGATGCAGACGTGGGCGCGGCTGTGCGCCAGATCCACAGCGGCTGTCGCACGGTGCTCGACGAGCGCTTCAAACTGGAACGTGTTCTGCAGGATGACGAAGGCGCCGCGGTGGAAGTCCCCGCCGATTTCGACGCATCGGCGATCTCCGTCATTGGGAATGTCAGCGGCGAACCGCCATACAAGGGAACGCTGAACCATCGCGGCTGGCGCGCCGCAGAAACGCACCTCCCCACCGTGCCGGCAGATGCCGATCACACGATCGTCCACCCGGCGGAAGTGGAAGTGGTCTGA